One window of the Trifolium pratense cultivar HEN17-A07 linkage group LG2, ARS_RC_1.1, whole genome shotgun sequence genome contains the following:
- the LOC123910590 gene encoding potassium transporter 7-like isoform X2: MSEESSEINGGFSMDSSESRWVFHEDEDDDVSDIEEYHADLRFRGRNTVPDSEDEDNAEQKLIRTGPRIDSFDVEALDVPGVHRNDYEDISVGKKIVLAFQTLGVVFGDVGTSPLYTFSVMFRKAPINENEDILGALSLVLYTLILIPLVKYVLVVLWANDNGEGGTFALYSLICRHAKVSLLPNQLASDARISSFRLKVPSPELERSLKIKERLESSLTLKKTLLILVLAGTSMVIANGVVTPAMSVLSSVGGLNIGIDAIKQDQVVMISVACLIVLFSVQKYGTSKVGLAVGPALFIWFCSLAGIGIYNLVKYDSSVLRAFNPIHIYYFFKRNSTKAWYSLGGCLLCATGSEAMFADLCYFPVRSVQLTFVFLVLPCLLLGYLGQAAYLMENHADAGHAFYSSVPSGAFWPTFLIANIAALIASRAMTTATFSCIKQSTALGCFPRLKIIHTSRKFMGQIYIPVLNWFLLAVSLVLVCSISSIDEIGNAYGIAEMGVMMTTTVLLTLVMLLIWQIHIMIVLCFAVVFLGLELTFFSSVLCSVADGSWIILVFSVIMFLIMYVWNYGSNLKYETEVKQKLSMDLMRELGSNLGTIRAPGIGLLYNELVKGIPAILGHFLTTLPAIHSMIIFVSIKYVPVPVVPQSERFLFRRVCLKSYHIFRCIARFRNQNVLLLLSYYFS, translated from the exons ATGTCAGAGGAAAGTAGCGAAATCAATGGTGGATTCTCGATGGACTCATCGGAATCACGATGGGTTTTCCAtgaggatgaagatgatgatgtgtCCGATATAGAAGAATACCATGCCGATTTGAGATTCAGAGGACGCAACACTGTACCTGATTCAGAAGATGAAGATAACGCTGAACAAAAACTCATTCGCACTGGTCCTCGAATCGATTCTTTCGATGTTGAAGCTCTTGATGTTCCTGGTGTTCACAGAAATGACTATGAG GATATCAGTGTAGGAAAGAAAATTGTATTGGCCTTTCAGACTCTTGGCGTAGTCTTTGGTGATGTTGGAACCAGTCCATTATATACATTTAGTGTTATGTTTAGAAAGGCCCCtataaatgaaaatgaagacATTCTTGGAGCATTATCGCTTGTCTTGTATACTTTAATATTGATTCCTTTGGTGAAGTATGTCCTGGTTGTTCTGTGGGCCAATGATAATGGTGAAg GTGGTACTTTTGCCTTGTACTCCTTGATTTGTCGTCATGCTAAGGTGAGTCTTCTCCCCAACCAGTTAGCATCAGATGCCCGTATATCAAGCTTTAGGCTAAAGGTGCCATCCCCTGAGCTTGAAAGGTCATTAAAAATCAAGGAAAGACTTGAGTCTTCTCTGACTCTGAAGAAGACGCTACTGATATTAGTGCTTGCTGGTACTTCTATGGTGATTGCTAATGGTGTTGTAACACCAGCAATGTCAG TATTGTCATCTGTTGGTGGTTTAAACATTGGGATAGATGCAATCAAGCAAG ATCAAGTGGTGATGATTTCAGTTGCCTGCCTGATTGTTTTGTTCAGTGTACAGAAGTATGGAACAAGTAAAGTGGGACTTGCAGTAGGACCTGCTTTGTTCATATGGTTTTGTTCTCTTGCGGGTATCGGGATATACAATCTTGTCAAATATGACAGCAGTGTCTTGAGGGCATTTAATCCTATTCATATCTACTATTTCTTCAAGAGGAACTCAACTAAAGCATGGTATTCTCTTGGGGGTTGTCTTCTGTGTGCAACTG GTTCTGAAGCCATGTTTGCAGATCTTTGCTACTTTCCTGTACGATCAGTGCAG CTTACGTTTGTCTTTCTTGTTTTGCCGTGCCTGCTATTGGGTTATTTGGGTCAAGCTGCATACCTTATGGAAAACCATGCTGATGCTGGTCATGCCTTTTATTCTTCTGTTCCGA GTGGTGCATTCTGGCCAACTTTCCTTATTGCTAACATTGCGGCACTGATTGCAAGTCGTGCTATGACAACAGCAACATTTTCATGTATAAAGCAATCAACTGCACTTGGTTGTTTCCCTCGTCTTAAAATCATTCACACCTCCCGGAAATTTATGGGCCAGATCTATATCCCTGTCCTAAACTGGTTTCTCCTGGCTGTTTCACTGGTGCTTGTCTGCTCTATATCAAGCATTGATGAGATTGGAAATGCCTATG GAATTGCTGAGATGGGGGTGATGATGACGACCACTGTTTTATTAACCCTTGTTATGCTTCTTATATGGCAAATACACATCATGATAGTGCTGTGTTTTGCGGTAGTCTTCTTGGGATTGGAGTTGACTTTCTTTTCATCTGTTCTGTGTAGTGTGGCAGATGGAAGTTGGATAATATTGGTCTTTTCTGTAATAATGTTTCTTATAATGTATGTATGGAATTATGGAAGCAATCTCAAGTATGAAACTGAAGTCAAGCAAAAACTGTCGATGGATTTGATGCGAGAATTAGGGTCTAATCTTGGGACAATACGTGCTCCTGGAATTGGTTTGCTTTATAACGAATTGGTCAAAGGAATACCAGCAATTCTTGGACATTTTCTGACTACACTTCCGGCAATTCACTCCATGATCATATTTGTGAGTATCAAGTATGTTCCGGTTCCTGTGGTGCCTCAAAGTGAAAGGTTCCTTTTCCGGCGAGTCTGCCTCAAAAGTTATCATATATTTCGTTGTATTGCCAG ATTTCGGAATCAAAATGTTCTTCTACTCCTCTCCTACTATTTCAGTTAA
- the LOC123910590 gene encoding potassium transporter 7-like isoform X1, giving the protein MSEESSEINGGFSMDSSESRWVFHEDEDDDVSDIEEYHADLRFRGRNTVPDSEDEDNAEQKLIRTGPRIDSFDVEALDVPGVHRNDYEDISVGKKIVLAFQTLGVVFGDVGTSPLYTFSVMFRKAPINENEDILGALSLVLYTLILIPLVKYVLVVLWANDNGEGGTFALYSLICRHAKVSLLPNQLASDARISSFRLKVPSPELERSLKIKERLESSLTLKKTLLILVLAGTSMVIANGVVTPAMSVLSSVGGLNIGIDAIKQDQVVMISVACLIVLFSVQKYGTSKVGLAVGPALFIWFCSLAGIGIYNLVKYDSSVLRAFNPIHIYYFFKRNSTKAWYSLGGCLLCATGSEAMFADLCYFPVRSVQLTFVFLVLPCLLLGYLGQAAYLMENHADAGHAFYSSVPSGAFWPTFLIANIAALIASRAMTTATFSCIKQSTALGCFPRLKIIHTSRKFMGQIYIPVLNWFLLAVSLVLVCSISSIDEIGNAYGIAEMGVMMTTTVLLTLVMLLIWQIHIMIVLCFAVVFLGLELTFFSSVLCSVADGSWIILVFSVIMFLIMYVWNYGSNLKYETEVKQKLSMDLMRELGSNLGTIRAPGIGLLYNELVKGIPAILGHFLTTLPAIHSMIIFVSIKYVPVPVVPQSERFLFRRVCLKSYHIFRCIARYGYKDVRKENHQTFEQMLIESLEKFIRREAQERSLESDRDEDIDSEDEYSSSRVLIAPNGSVYSLGIPLLSDFKDTSSSVLEASTSEVLSPTASDSPAFDAEQSLERELSFIHKAKESGVVYLLGHGDIRARKESWFIKKLVINYFYAFLRKNCRRGITTLSVPHSHLMQVSMTYMV; this is encoded by the exons ATGTCAGAGGAAAGTAGCGAAATCAATGGTGGATTCTCGATGGACTCATCGGAATCACGATGGGTTTTCCAtgaggatgaagatgatgatgtgtCCGATATAGAAGAATACCATGCCGATTTGAGATTCAGAGGACGCAACACTGTACCTGATTCAGAAGATGAAGATAACGCTGAACAAAAACTCATTCGCACTGGTCCTCGAATCGATTCTTTCGATGTTGAAGCTCTTGATGTTCCTGGTGTTCACAGAAATGACTATGAG GATATCAGTGTAGGAAAGAAAATTGTATTGGCCTTTCAGACTCTTGGCGTAGTCTTTGGTGATGTTGGAACCAGTCCATTATATACATTTAGTGTTATGTTTAGAAAGGCCCCtataaatgaaaatgaagacATTCTTGGAGCATTATCGCTTGTCTTGTATACTTTAATATTGATTCCTTTGGTGAAGTATGTCCTGGTTGTTCTGTGGGCCAATGATAATGGTGAAg GTGGTACTTTTGCCTTGTACTCCTTGATTTGTCGTCATGCTAAGGTGAGTCTTCTCCCCAACCAGTTAGCATCAGATGCCCGTATATCAAGCTTTAGGCTAAAGGTGCCATCCCCTGAGCTTGAAAGGTCATTAAAAATCAAGGAAAGACTTGAGTCTTCTCTGACTCTGAAGAAGACGCTACTGATATTAGTGCTTGCTGGTACTTCTATGGTGATTGCTAATGGTGTTGTAACACCAGCAATGTCAG TATTGTCATCTGTTGGTGGTTTAAACATTGGGATAGATGCAATCAAGCAAG ATCAAGTGGTGATGATTTCAGTTGCCTGCCTGATTGTTTTGTTCAGTGTACAGAAGTATGGAACAAGTAAAGTGGGACTTGCAGTAGGACCTGCTTTGTTCATATGGTTTTGTTCTCTTGCGGGTATCGGGATATACAATCTTGTCAAATATGACAGCAGTGTCTTGAGGGCATTTAATCCTATTCATATCTACTATTTCTTCAAGAGGAACTCAACTAAAGCATGGTATTCTCTTGGGGGTTGTCTTCTGTGTGCAACTG GTTCTGAAGCCATGTTTGCAGATCTTTGCTACTTTCCTGTACGATCAGTGCAG CTTACGTTTGTCTTTCTTGTTTTGCCGTGCCTGCTATTGGGTTATTTGGGTCAAGCTGCATACCTTATGGAAAACCATGCTGATGCTGGTCATGCCTTTTATTCTTCTGTTCCGA GTGGTGCATTCTGGCCAACTTTCCTTATTGCTAACATTGCGGCACTGATTGCAAGTCGTGCTATGACAACAGCAACATTTTCATGTATAAAGCAATCAACTGCACTTGGTTGTTTCCCTCGTCTTAAAATCATTCACACCTCCCGGAAATTTATGGGCCAGATCTATATCCCTGTCCTAAACTGGTTTCTCCTGGCTGTTTCACTGGTGCTTGTCTGCTCTATATCAAGCATTGATGAGATTGGAAATGCCTATG GAATTGCTGAGATGGGGGTGATGATGACGACCACTGTTTTATTAACCCTTGTTATGCTTCTTATATGGCAAATACACATCATGATAGTGCTGTGTTTTGCGGTAGTCTTCTTGGGATTGGAGTTGACTTTCTTTTCATCTGTTCTGTGTAGTGTGGCAGATGGAAGTTGGATAATATTGGTCTTTTCTGTAATAATGTTTCTTATAATGTATGTATGGAATTATGGAAGCAATCTCAAGTATGAAACTGAAGTCAAGCAAAAACTGTCGATGGATTTGATGCGAGAATTAGGGTCTAATCTTGGGACAATACGTGCTCCTGGAATTGGTTTGCTTTATAACGAATTGGTCAAAGGAATACCAGCAATTCTTGGACATTTTCTGACTACACTTCCGGCAATTCACTCCATGATCATATTTGTGAGTATCAAGTATGTTCCGGTTCCTGTGGTGCCTCAAAGTGAAAGGTTCCTTTTCCGGCGAGTCTGCCTCAAAAGTTATCATATATTTCGTTGTATTGCCAG ATATGGTTACAAAGATGTTCGAAAAGAAAATCACCAGACGTTTGAGCAGATGCTGATTGAGAGCCTGGAGAAGTTTATACGCCGTGAGGCTCAGGAGAGATCACTGGAGAGTGATAGGGATGAAGATATTGATTCAGAGGATGAGTACTCTAGTTCTAGGGTTCTAATTGCTCCCAATGGGAGTGTTTACTCACTTGGGATTCCTCTTCTTTCCGATTTTAAGGATACAAGCAGCTCTGTTTTAGAAGCAAGCACATCCGAGGTGTTAAGCCCTACAGCGTCTGATTCCCCAGCGTTTGATGCTGAACAGAGCCTTGAAAGGGAGCTATCTTTTATTCACAAGGCTAAAGAATCTGGAGTTGTTTATCTTCTCGGTCATGGGGATATAAGAGCACGAAAGGAGTCTTGGTTTATCAAGAAGCTAGTAATAAACTATTTCTACGCCTTCTTGAGAAAGAACTGCAGGAGGGGTATCACAACTTTAAGTGTGCCACATTCACATCTGATGCAAGTTAGCATGACTTACATGgtttga
- the LOC123910589 gene encoding potassium transporter 7-like encodes MCGIMEATSSMKTEVKQKLSMDLMRELGSNLGTIRAPGIGLLYKELVKGIPAILGHFLATLPAIHSMIIFVSIKYVPVPVVPQSERFLFRRVCLKSYHIFRCIARYGYKDVRKENHQTFEKLVINYFYAFFRRGITTQL; translated from the exons ATGTGTGGAATTATGGAAGCAACCTCAAGTATGAAAACTGAAGTCAAGCAAAAACTGTCGATGGATTTGATGCGAGAATTAGGGTCTAATCTTGGGACAATACGTGCTCCTGGAATTGGTTTGCTTTATAAGGAATTGGTCAAAGGAATACCAGCAATTCTTGGACATTTTCTGGCTACACTTCCGGCAATTCACTCCATGATCATATTTGTGAGTATCAAGTATGTTCCGGTTCCTGTGGTGCCTCAAAGTGAAAGGTTCCTTTTCCGGCGAGTCTGCCTCAAAAGTTATCATATATTTCGTTGTATTGCCAG ATATGGTTACAAAGATGTTCGAAAAGAAAATCACCAGACTTTTGAGAAGCTAGTAATAAACTATTTCTACGCCTTCTTCAGGAGAGGGATCACAACACAACTTTAA